A genome region from Astyanax mexicanus isolate ESR-SI-001 chromosome 19, AstMex3_surface, whole genome shotgun sequence includes the following:
- the LOC103041937 gene encoding cohesin subunit SA-3 isoform X5, giving the protein MKSLTGTGKLVFKASGNISSPEDLDDVSDADFKLQLRISKRKLDMAVETASPKRLRQRTASQSASSSGTSRPDTPTTPLATETRRGGRSQRREWGRSQSAAGHLYESVRSGRSAIVMVVDDWLDDYKQDREEGLRELFNFVVQCCGCKGLMTREMFTSMQNADIISHLTKEFNEDSVSYPVVAGGSLGRRFREGLCEFVSQLVRRCQNSLLYDEFLFSSLVAFLTGLADSQVRAFRHTSTLLAMRLMSAVVKVAAVVYAQVQVTHRRFQLEKTKSSHQQATERLEELQNSYNELLEHQEELDSLMNAIFKGVFVHRYRDKVPEIRALCVAEMREWLRENPGAFLNDGYLKYLGWMLHDKQPGVRVQAVLSLQKLYEEQDFIGRLELFTSRFKERLLNMVLDRDSDVAEETVRLLLLIRQNMDDGLSEEECSRVYPLVFSAHRGLASVTGEFLYYVLSAEVNRLSEGKKENRSVTFLNLLTSFFIQSKYHEHAAYLVDSLWSVAGAELRDWETMTSLLLQARGERRGLDDDEEAALIEIMISAVRQAAEATPPASRLTVKKSVSNKSRKIQNQERKRITHHFIPLLPPLLAKYSADVEKVRCLLTAPLHFDLEAYGSTGRLEKCLDLLLSEVCEVVKKHNEQRVLEACVRVLYVLCSERYTFCTRAEKAVSQLLDATIERFTAHFSDILQGSADEDDVYSAATSLKRLAIFSSSRDLTERNLFQPCFILLKTGVETREIHTELMLSALRCAMFQLLWEKMKISDNTVQTARAGLRKLEKMVGSFCAVCQSCLPLDQSDVRDQAFECLCDVLVMFGGAEPQSVSFSADETLRADMASFLLDYIFTEDDDDDDEGEDEEEMMKLGALRRRRNQLAGYCKLILYGVFDLRAATDVLKYYNKFYRDFGDIIKETLSKSKVISAVESARTVCLSLQQMFSSLGEEDQAEEMRDIRNLAKRLAMSFGINLQLIRKPLLTLHQDGIQFAVRRADDDDEGSNLRFLEILSEFSFKLVLQDRTQLLNYLRSVCGGVSSSSVMMYERSLRLGSRNTAPRSPNQTPAKKRRRTERSVNSLDNPILTSTVQPDRAAHTRRRTRSPSGSYSSDQLSGDDFLQRSVERKVLTHSSEHSEVQSQISALSLIEEDLEEEIVDYDDEDFEMSVSLPSTRHSTSFLEDLFE; this is encoded by the exons ATGAAGAGTCTGACCGGGACAGGTAAACTGGTGTTTAAAGCCTCTGGGAACAT tAGTAGTCCTGAGGATCTGGACGATGTCTCAGATGCAGACTTCAAGCTCCAGCTAAGAATCTCAAAGAGAAAACTGGACATGGCAGTGGAAACAGCA TCTCCCAAAAGACTCCGGCAGAGAACAGCGAGTCAGTCGGCCAGCAGCTCCGGTACATCCCGGCCCGACACGCCCACAACCCCCCTCGCAACCGAGACGCGGCGGGGGGGAAGGAGCCAGAGGAGGGAGTGGGGGAGGAGCCAGTCTGCTGCGGGACACCTGTATGAGTCTGTACGCTCAGGACGCAGCGCCATCGTG ATGGTGGTTGATGACTGGCTGGATGACTATAAGCAGGACCGGGAGGAGGGACTTCGGGAGCTCTTTAATTTTGTTGTTCAGTGCTGCGGCTGCAAAG GTTTGATGACCAGGGAGATGTTCACCAGTATGCAGAATGCTGATATTATCAGTCACCTGACTAAAGAGTTTAACGAG GACTCAGTGAGTTACCCTGTGGTAGCAGGAGGTTCTTTGGGCCGTCGGTTTCGAGAGGGTTTGTGCGAGTTTGTGTCCCAGCTAGTGCGGCGCTGCCAAAACAGTCTTCTGTACGACGAGTTCCTGTTTTCCTCTCTGGTGGCTTTTCTCACTGGTCTTGCCGACTCGCAGGTCCGAGCTTTCAGACACACCAGCACGCTCCTCG cgatGCGTCTGATGTCTGCAGTAGTGAAGGTGGCTGCAGTGGTCTACGCTCAGGTTCAAGTAACACACAGACGCTTTCAGCTGGAGAAAACCAAGAGCAGTCATCAGCAGGCTACCGAGagactggaggagctgcagaactCCTACAACGag CTGCTGGAGCATCAGGAGGAACTGGATTCTCTGATGAACGCCATTTTTAAGGGTGTGTTTGTGCATCGGTACCGAGACAAAGTTCCGGAGATCCGAGCTCTCTGCGTGGCCGAGATGAGGGAGTGGCTCAGAGAAAACCCTGGTGCTTTCCTCAATGATGGCTACCTCAAGTACCTGGGCTGGATGCTGCATGACAAG CAGCCCGGTGTGCGTGTGCAGGCTGTGTTGTCGCTACAGAAACTTTATGAAGAGCAGGATTTTATCGGCCGCCTCGAACTTTTCACCAGCCGCTTTAAG gAGAGGTTGTTGAACATGGTGTTGGACAGGGATTCTGATGTAGCAGAGGAGACGGTCCGACTGCTGCTGCTCATCagaca gAACATGGACGATGGTTTGAGTGAAGAGGAGTGTAGTCGTGTGTATCCGCTGGTTTTTTCAGCACACAGAGGACTGGCCTCTGTAACTGGAGAGTTCCTTTATTATGT gttgtCTGCTGAGGTAAATCGCTTGtctgaaggaaaaaaagaaaatcgcaGTGTGACTTTCCTAAACTTGCTCACATCCTTCTTTATTCAGAGCAAG tatcaTGAGCATGCTGCATACCTGGTGGACAGTCTTTGGAGTGTGGCAGGGGCGGAGCTAAGAGACTGGGAGACGATGACATCACTGTTACTGCAGGCGAGAGGAGAGCGACGGG GGCTGGATGATGATGAAGAGGCTGCTCTGATAGAGATCATGATAAGTGCAGTCAGACAGGCAGCAGAAGCCACGCCCCCTGCATCGCGGTTAACTGTGAAGAAG AGTGTGAGTAATAAAAGCAGGAAGATCCAGAATCAGGAGAGGAAACGCATCACACACCACTTCATACCCCTGCTGCCCCCCCTGCTGGCCAAG TACTCTGCTGATGTGGAGAAGGTTAGGTGTTTGTTGACGGCGCCGCTGCATTTTGATCTGGAAGCATACGGCAGCACTGGCCGCCTGGAGAAG TGTTTGGACCTGCTGCTCTCTGAGGTGTGTGAGGTTGTGAAGAAGCATAATGAGCAGCGGGTTCTGGAGGCGTGTGTTCGGGTTCTGTACGTGCTGTGTTCGGAGCGCTACACCTTCTGCACCCGTGCTGAGAAAGCCGTTAGCCAGCTACTGGATGCAACAATCGAGAGGTTTACCGCACACTTCTCCGACATCCTGCAG GGTTCGGCAGATGAGGATGATGTGTACAGTGCTGCCACCTCCCTGAAGAGGCTGGCGATCTTCAGCAG TTCTCGAGATCTGACCGAGAGGAACCTGTTCCAGCCCTGCTTCATCCTGCTGAAGACTGGAGTAGAAACCCGAGAGATACACACAGAG ttGATGTTGTCCGCTCTCAGGTGTGCCATGTTCCAGCTGCTCTGGGAGAAGATGAAGATCTCAGACAACACTGTTCAGACAGCCAGG GCTGGTTTGAGGAAGCTGGAAAAAATGGTTGGCTCTTTCTGCGCTGTGTGTCAGAGTTGCCTCCCTTTGGATCAGAGTGACGTCCGAGaccag gcgtttgagtgtttgtgtgatGTGTTGGTGATGTTCGGAGGGGCGGAGCCTCAGAGTGTGAGCTTTTCTGCAGATGAGACTCTCAGGGCTGATATGGCTTCCTTCCTCCTGGACTACATTTTTAccgaggatgatgatgatgatgatgaag gagaggatgaggaggagatgATGAAGCTCGGTGCTCTAAGACGTAGACGGAACCAGCTAGCCGGATATTGCAAACTAATCCTGTACGGCGTGTTCGACCTCAGGGCCGCTACCGACGTGTTAAAATACTACAACAAG TTTTACAGAGATTTTGGGGACATAATAAAGGAAACACTGAGCAAATCGAAGGTGATCAGTGCAGTGGAGAGCGCCAGGACCGTCTGCCTCAGCCTGCAGCAG atgttttCGTCATTAGGAGAGGAGGACCAGGCTGAGGAGATGAGGGATATTAGAAATCTGGCAAAGAGACTTGCTATGAGTTTTGGTATCAACCTGCAGCTCATCCGCAAACCCCTCCTCACCCTGCACCA ggatGGTATCCAGTTTGCTGTTCGGagagctgatgatgatgatgaaggttcTAATCTGAGATTTCTGGAGATTCTCAGTGAATTCAGCTTCAAACTCGTCCTACAGGATCGTACCCAACT gttaAATTATCtgcggagtgtgtgtggtggtgtgagcagcagcagtgtgatgaTGTACGAGCGCTCCCTTCGATTGGGATCCAGAAATACAGCGCCTCGCTCGCCCAACCAAACACCTGCCAAGAAGCGCCGCCGGACAGAgc GGTCAGTCAACAGTTTGGATAATCCCATCCTCACCTCCACAGTCCAGCCTGACAGAGCTGCACACACACGCCGCCGCACTCGCTCTCCCTCGGGCTCCTACAGCTCGGACCAGCTGTCAGGAGACGATTTCCTACAAAG gtcagtAGAGAGGAAGGTGCTGACCCACAGTTCTGAACACAGTGAGGTTCAGTCACAGATCAGCGC gcttTCCCTGATTGAGGAGGACTTGGAGGAGGAGATTGTGGACTATGATGATGAAGATTTTGAGATGTCCGTGTCTCTG ccGTCCACTCGTCACTCCACAAGTTTCCTGGAGGACCTGTTTGAGTGA
- the LOC103041937 gene encoding cohesin subunit SA-3 isoform X12, translating to MVVDDWLDDYKQDREEGLRELFNFVVQCCGCKGLMTREMFTSMQNADIISHLTKEFNEDSVSYPVVAGGSLGRRFREGLCEFVSQLVRRCQNSLLYDEFLFSSLVAFLTGLADSQVRAFRHTSTLLAMRLMSAVVKVAAVVYAQVQVTHRRFQLEKTKSSHQQATERLEELQNSYNELLEHQEELDSLMNAIFKGVFVHRYRDKVPEIRALCVAEMREWLRENPGAFLNDGYLKYLGWMLHDKQPGVRVQAVLSLQKLYEEQDFIGRLELFTSRFKERLLNMVLDRDSDVAEETVRLLLLIRQNMDDGLSEEECSRVYPLVFSAHRGLASVTGEFLYYVHSVCVCVFRLSAEVNRLSEGKKENRSVTFLNLLTSFFIQSKYHEHAAYLVDSLWSVAGAELRDWETMTSLLLQARGERRGLDDDEEAALIEIMISAVRQAAEATPPASRLTVKKSVSNKSRKIQNQERKRITHHFIPLLPPLLAKYSADVEKVRCLLTAPLHFDLEAYGSTGRLEKCLDLLLSEVCEVVKKHNEQRVLEACVRVLYVLCSERYTFCTRAEKAVSQLLDATIERFTAHFSDILQGSADEDDVYSAATSLKRLAIFSSSRDLTERNLFQPCFILLKTGVETREIHTELMLSALRCAMFQLLWEKMKISDNTVQTARAGLRKLEKMVGSFCAVCQSCLPLDQSDVRDQAFECLCDVLVMFGGAEPQSVSFSADETLRADMASFLLDYIFTEDDDDDDEGEDEEEMMKLGALRRRRNQLAGYCKLILYGVFDLRAATDVLKYYNKFYRDFGDIIKETLSKSKVISAVESARTVCLSLQQMFSSLGEEDQAEEMRDIRNLAKRLAMSFGINLQLIRKPLLTLHQDGIQFAVRRADDDDEGSNLRFLEILSEFSFKLVLQDRTQLLNYLRSVCGGVSSSSVMMYERSLRLGSRNTAPRSPNQTPAKKRRRTERSVNSLDNPILTSTVQPDRAAHTRRRTRSPSGSYSSDQLSGDDFLQRSVERKVLTHSSEHSEVQSQISALSLIEEDLEEEIVDYDDEDFEMSVSLPSTRHSTSFLEDLFE from the exons ATGGTGGTTGATGACTGGCTGGATGACTATAAGCAGGACCGGGAGGAGGGACTTCGGGAGCTCTTTAATTTTGTTGTTCAGTGCTGCGGCTGCAAAG GTTTGATGACCAGGGAGATGTTCACCAGTATGCAGAATGCTGATATTATCAGTCACCTGACTAAAGAGTTTAACGAG GACTCAGTGAGTTACCCTGTGGTAGCAGGAGGTTCTTTGGGCCGTCGGTTTCGAGAGGGTTTGTGCGAGTTTGTGTCCCAGCTAGTGCGGCGCTGCCAAAACAGTCTTCTGTACGACGAGTTCCTGTTTTCCTCTCTGGTGGCTTTTCTCACTGGTCTTGCCGACTCGCAGGTCCGAGCTTTCAGACACACCAGCACGCTCCTCG cgatGCGTCTGATGTCTGCAGTAGTGAAGGTGGCTGCAGTGGTCTACGCTCAGGTTCAAGTAACACACAGACGCTTTCAGCTGGAGAAAACCAAGAGCAGTCATCAGCAGGCTACCGAGagactggaggagctgcagaactCCTACAACGag CTGCTGGAGCATCAGGAGGAACTGGATTCTCTGATGAACGCCATTTTTAAGGGTGTGTTTGTGCATCGGTACCGAGACAAAGTTCCGGAGATCCGAGCTCTCTGCGTGGCCGAGATGAGGGAGTGGCTCAGAGAAAACCCTGGTGCTTTCCTCAATGATGGCTACCTCAAGTACCTGGGCTGGATGCTGCATGACAAG CAGCCCGGTGTGCGTGTGCAGGCTGTGTTGTCGCTACAGAAACTTTATGAAGAGCAGGATTTTATCGGCCGCCTCGAACTTTTCACCAGCCGCTTTAAG gAGAGGTTGTTGAACATGGTGTTGGACAGGGATTCTGATGTAGCAGAGGAGACGGTCCGACTGCTGCTGCTCATCagaca gAACATGGACGATGGTTTGAGTGAAGAGGAGTGTAGTCGTGTGTATCCGCTGGTTTTTTCAGCACACAGAGGACTGGCCTCTGTAACTGGAGAGTTCCTTTATTATGT tcactctgtgtgtgtgtgtgtgtttaggttgtCTGCTGAGGTAAATCGCTTGtctgaaggaaaaaaagaaaatcgcaGTGTGACTTTCCTAAACTTGCTCACATCCTTCTTTATTCAGAGCAAG tatcaTGAGCATGCTGCATACCTGGTGGACAGTCTTTGGAGTGTGGCAGGGGCGGAGCTAAGAGACTGGGAGACGATGACATCACTGTTACTGCAGGCGAGAGGAGAGCGACGGG GGCTGGATGATGATGAAGAGGCTGCTCTGATAGAGATCATGATAAGTGCAGTCAGACAGGCAGCAGAAGCCACGCCCCCTGCATCGCGGTTAACTGTGAAGAAG AGTGTGAGTAATAAAAGCAGGAAGATCCAGAATCAGGAGAGGAAACGCATCACACACCACTTCATACCCCTGCTGCCCCCCCTGCTGGCCAAG TACTCTGCTGATGTGGAGAAGGTTAGGTGTTTGTTGACGGCGCCGCTGCATTTTGATCTGGAAGCATACGGCAGCACTGGCCGCCTGGAGAAG TGTTTGGACCTGCTGCTCTCTGAGGTGTGTGAGGTTGTGAAGAAGCATAATGAGCAGCGGGTTCTGGAGGCGTGTGTTCGGGTTCTGTACGTGCTGTGTTCGGAGCGCTACACCTTCTGCACCCGTGCTGAGAAAGCCGTTAGCCAGCTACTGGATGCAACAATCGAGAGGTTTACCGCACACTTCTCCGACATCCTGCAG GGTTCGGCAGATGAGGATGATGTGTACAGTGCTGCCACCTCCCTGAAGAGGCTGGCGATCTTCAGCAG TTCTCGAGATCTGACCGAGAGGAACCTGTTCCAGCCCTGCTTCATCCTGCTGAAGACTGGAGTAGAAACCCGAGAGATACACACAGAG ttGATGTTGTCCGCTCTCAGGTGTGCCATGTTCCAGCTGCTCTGGGAGAAGATGAAGATCTCAGACAACACTGTTCAGACAGCCAGG GCTGGTTTGAGGAAGCTGGAAAAAATGGTTGGCTCTTTCTGCGCTGTGTGTCAGAGTTGCCTCCCTTTGGATCAGAGTGACGTCCGAGaccag gcgtttgagtgtttgtgtgatGTGTTGGTGATGTTCGGAGGGGCGGAGCCTCAGAGTGTGAGCTTTTCTGCAGATGAGACTCTCAGGGCTGATATGGCTTCCTTCCTCCTGGACTACATTTTTAccgaggatgatgatgatgatgatgaag gagaggatgaggaggagatgATGAAGCTCGGTGCTCTAAGACGTAGACGGAACCAGCTAGCCGGATATTGCAAACTAATCCTGTACGGCGTGTTCGACCTCAGGGCCGCTACCGACGTGTTAAAATACTACAACAAG TTTTACAGAGATTTTGGGGACATAATAAAGGAAACACTGAGCAAATCGAAGGTGATCAGTGCAGTGGAGAGCGCCAGGACCGTCTGCCTCAGCCTGCAGCAG atgttttCGTCATTAGGAGAGGAGGACCAGGCTGAGGAGATGAGGGATATTAGAAATCTGGCAAAGAGACTTGCTATGAGTTTTGGTATCAACCTGCAGCTCATCCGCAAACCCCTCCTCACCCTGCACCA ggatGGTATCCAGTTTGCTGTTCGGagagctgatgatgatgatgaaggttcTAATCTGAGATTTCTGGAGATTCTCAGTGAATTCAGCTTCAAACTCGTCCTACAGGATCGTACCCAACT gttaAATTATCtgcggagtgtgtgtggtggtgtgagcagcagcagtgtgatgaTGTACGAGCGCTCCCTTCGATTGGGATCCAGAAATACAGCGCCTCGCTCGCCCAACCAAACACCTGCCAAGAAGCGCCGCCGGACAGAgc GGTCAGTCAACAGTTTGGATAATCCCATCCTCACCTCCACAGTCCAGCCTGACAGAGCTGCACACACACGCCGCCGCACTCGCTCTCCCTCGGGCTCCTACAGCTCGGACCAGCTGTCAGGAGACGATTTCCTACAAAG gtcagtAGAGAGGAAGGTGCTGACCCACAGTTCTGAACACAGTGAGGTTCAGTCACAGATCAGCGC gcttTCCCTGATTGAGGAGGACTTGGAGGAGGAGATTGTGGACTATGATGATGAAGATTTTGAGATGTCCGTGTCTCTG ccGTCCACTCGTCACTCCACAAGTTTCCTGGAGGACCTGTTTGAGTGA
- the LOC103041937 gene encoding cohesin subunit SA-3 isoform X11 yields MKSLTGTGKLVFKASGNISSPEDLDDVSDADFKLQLRISKRKLDMAVETASPKRLRQRTASQSASSSGTSRPDTPTTPLATETRRGGRSQRREWGRSQSAAGHLYESVRSGRSAIVMVVDDWLDDYKQDREEGLRELFNFVVQCCGCKGLMTREMFTSMQNADIISHLTKEFNEDSVSYPVVAGGSLGRRFREGLCEFVSQLVRRCQNSLLYDEFLFSSLVAFLTGLADSQVRAFRHTSTLLAMRLMSAVVKVAAVVYAQVQVTHRRFQLEKTKSSHQQATERLEELQNSYNELLEHQEELDSLMNAIFKGVFVHRYRDKVPEIRALCVAEMREWLRENPGAFLNDGYLKYLGWMLHDKQPGVRVQAVLSLQKLYEEQDFIGRLELFTSRFKERLLNMVLDRDSDVAEETVRLLLLIRQNMDDGLSEEECSRVYPLVFSAHRGLASVTGEFLYYVHSVCVCVFRLSAEVNRLSEGKKENRSVTFLNLLTSFFIQSKYHEHAAYLVDSLWSVAGAELRDWETMTSLLLQARGERRGLDDDEEAALIEIMISAVRQAAEATPPASRLTVKKSVSNKSRKIQNQERKRITHHFIPLLPPLLAKYSADVEKVRCLLTAPLHFDLEAYGSTGRLEKCLDLLLSEVCEVVKKHNEQRVLEACVRVLYVLCSERYTFCTRAEKAVSQLLDATIERFTAHFSDILQGSADEDDVYSAATSLKRLAIFSSSRDLTERNLFQPCFILLKTGVETREIHTELMLSALRCAMFQLLWEKMKISDNTVQTARAGLRKLEKMVGSFCAVCQSCLPLDQSDVRDQAFECLCDVLVMFGGAEPQSVSFSADETLRADMASFLLDYIFTEDDDDDDEGEDEEEMMKLGALRRRRNQLAGYCKLILYGVFDLRAATDVLKYYNKFYRDFGDIIKETLSKSKVISAVESARTVCLSLQQMFSSLGEEDQAEEMRDIRNLAKRLAMSFGINLQLIRKPLLTLHQDGIQFAVRRADDDDEGSNLRFLEILSEFSFKLVLQDRTQLLNYLRSVCGGVSSSSVMMYERSLRLGSRNTAPRSPNQTPAKKRRRTEPVHSSLHKFPGGPV; encoded by the exons ATGAAGAGTCTGACCGGGACAGGTAAACTGGTGTTTAAAGCCTCTGGGAACAT tAGTAGTCCTGAGGATCTGGACGATGTCTCAGATGCAGACTTCAAGCTCCAGCTAAGAATCTCAAAGAGAAAACTGGACATGGCAGTGGAAACAGCA TCTCCCAAAAGACTCCGGCAGAGAACAGCGAGTCAGTCGGCCAGCAGCTCCGGTACATCCCGGCCCGACACGCCCACAACCCCCCTCGCAACCGAGACGCGGCGGGGGGGAAGGAGCCAGAGGAGGGAGTGGGGGAGGAGCCAGTCTGCTGCGGGACACCTGTATGAGTCTGTACGCTCAGGACGCAGCGCCATCGTG ATGGTGGTTGATGACTGGCTGGATGACTATAAGCAGGACCGGGAGGAGGGACTTCGGGAGCTCTTTAATTTTGTTGTTCAGTGCTGCGGCTGCAAAG GTTTGATGACCAGGGAGATGTTCACCAGTATGCAGAATGCTGATATTATCAGTCACCTGACTAAAGAGTTTAACGAG GACTCAGTGAGTTACCCTGTGGTAGCAGGAGGTTCTTTGGGCCGTCGGTTTCGAGAGGGTTTGTGCGAGTTTGTGTCCCAGCTAGTGCGGCGCTGCCAAAACAGTCTTCTGTACGACGAGTTCCTGTTTTCCTCTCTGGTGGCTTTTCTCACTGGTCTTGCCGACTCGCAGGTCCGAGCTTTCAGACACACCAGCACGCTCCTCG cgatGCGTCTGATGTCTGCAGTAGTGAAGGTGGCTGCAGTGGTCTACGCTCAGGTTCAAGTAACACACAGACGCTTTCAGCTGGAGAAAACCAAGAGCAGTCATCAGCAGGCTACCGAGagactggaggagctgcagaactCCTACAACGag CTGCTGGAGCATCAGGAGGAACTGGATTCTCTGATGAACGCCATTTTTAAGGGTGTGTTTGTGCATCGGTACCGAGACAAAGTTCCGGAGATCCGAGCTCTCTGCGTGGCCGAGATGAGGGAGTGGCTCAGAGAAAACCCTGGTGCTTTCCTCAATGATGGCTACCTCAAGTACCTGGGCTGGATGCTGCATGACAAG CAGCCCGGTGTGCGTGTGCAGGCTGTGTTGTCGCTACAGAAACTTTATGAAGAGCAGGATTTTATCGGCCGCCTCGAACTTTTCACCAGCCGCTTTAAG gAGAGGTTGTTGAACATGGTGTTGGACAGGGATTCTGATGTAGCAGAGGAGACGGTCCGACTGCTGCTGCTCATCagaca gAACATGGACGATGGTTTGAGTGAAGAGGAGTGTAGTCGTGTGTATCCGCTGGTTTTTTCAGCACACAGAGGACTGGCCTCTGTAACTGGAGAGTTCCTTTATTATGT tcactctgtgtgtgtgtgtgtgtttaggttgtCTGCTGAGGTAAATCGCTTGtctgaaggaaaaaaagaaaatcgcaGTGTGACTTTCCTAAACTTGCTCACATCCTTCTTTATTCAGAGCAAG tatcaTGAGCATGCTGCATACCTGGTGGACAGTCTTTGGAGTGTGGCAGGGGCGGAGCTAAGAGACTGGGAGACGATGACATCACTGTTACTGCAGGCGAGAGGAGAGCGACGGG GGCTGGATGATGATGAAGAGGCTGCTCTGATAGAGATCATGATAAGTGCAGTCAGACAGGCAGCAGAAGCCACGCCCCCTGCATCGCGGTTAACTGTGAAGAAG AGTGTGAGTAATAAAAGCAGGAAGATCCAGAATCAGGAGAGGAAACGCATCACACACCACTTCATACCCCTGCTGCCCCCCCTGCTGGCCAAG TACTCTGCTGATGTGGAGAAGGTTAGGTGTTTGTTGACGGCGCCGCTGCATTTTGATCTGGAAGCATACGGCAGCACTGGCCGCCTGGAGAAG TGTTTGGACCTGCTGCTCTCTGAGGTGTGTGAGGTTGTGAAGAAGCATAATGAGCAGCGGGTTCTGGAGGCGTGTGTTCGGGTTCTGTACGTGCTGTGTTCGGAGCGCTACACCTTCTGCACCCGTGCTGAGAAAGCCGTTAGCCAGCTACTGGATGCAACAATCGAGAGGTTTACCGCACACTTCTCCGACATCCTGCAG GGTTCGGCAGATGAGGATGATGTGTACAGTGCTGCCACCTCCCTGAAGAGGCTGGCGATCTTCAGCAG TTCTCGAGATCTGACCGAGAGGAACCTGTTCCAGCCCTGCTTCATCCTGCTGAAGACTGGAGTAGAAACCCGAGAGATACACACAGAG ttGATGTTGTCCGCTCTCAGGTGTGCCATGTTCCAGCTGCTCTGGGAGAAGATGAAGATCTCAGACAACACTGTTCAGACAGCCAGG GCTGGTTTGAGGAAGCTGGAAAAAATGGTTGGCTCTTTCTGCGCTGTGTGTCAGAGTTGCCTCCCTTTGGATCAGAGTGACGTCCGAGaccag gcgtttgagtgtttgtgtgatGTGTTGGTGATGTTCGGAGGGGCGGAGCCTCAGAGTGTGAGCTTTTCTGCAGATGAGACTCTCAGGGCTGATATGGCTTCCTTCCTCCTGGACTACATTTTTAccgaggatgatgatgatgatgatgaag gagaggatgaggaggagatgATGAAGCTCGGTGCTCTAAGACGTAGACGGAACCAGCTAGCCGGATATTGCAAACTAATCCTGTACGGCGTGTTCGACCTCAGGGCCGCTACCGACGTGTTAAAATACTACAACAAG TTTTACAGAGATTTTGGGGACATAATAAAGGAAACACTGAGCAAATCGAAGGTGATCAGTGCAGTGGAGAGCGCCAGGACCGTCTGCCTCAGCCTGCAGCAG atgttttCGTCATTAGGAGAGGAGGACCAGGCTGAGGAGATGAGGGATATTAGAAATCTGGCAAAGAGACTTGCTATGAGTTTTGGTATCAACCTGCAGCTCATCCGCAAACCCCTCCTCACCCTGCACCA ggatGGTATCCAGTTTGCTGTTCGGagagctgatgatgatgatgaaggttcTAATCTGAGATTTCTGGAGATTCTCAGTGAATTCAGCTTCAAACTCGTCCTACAGGATCGTACCCAACT gttaAATTATCtgcggagtgtgtgtggtggtgtgagcagcagcagtgtgatgaTGTACGAGCGCTCCCTTCGATTGGGATCCAGAAATACAGCGCCTCGCTCGCCCAACCAAACACCTGCCAAGAAGCGCCGCCGGACAGAgc ccGTCCACTCGTCACTCCACAAGTTTCCTGGAGGACCTGTTTGA